A genomic segment from Actinoplanes sichuanensis encodes:
- a CDS encoding CbtB domain-containing protein, giving the protein MPKAQALTTPAVSGKLLATAAGFTGLMLLLAYLVAFDQGALSQSGMYLHELMHDGRHLLGVPCH; this is encoded by the coding sequence ATGCCCAAGGCACAAGCCCTCACCACGCCCGCGGTCTCCGGCAAGCTCCTCGCCACCGCCGCCGGCTTCACCGGCCTCATGCTCCTGCTGGCCTACCTCGTCGCCTTCGACCAGGGCGCCCTCTCCCAGTCCGGCATGTACCTGCACGAGCTCATGCACGACGGCCGCCACCTGCTCGGTGTCCCGTGCCACTGA